One part of the Pseudemcibacter aquimaris genome encodes these proteins:
- the rpiB gene encoding ribose 5-phosphate isomerase B, which yields MTNEVIAIASDHGGFDYKEILKSELENMGYEVADLGCHDNSSVDYPDYANKLADALKDGTADRGVLICGTGIGISIAANRHKHIRAALVHDALTARLTREHNNANVLVLGGRTTGIETAKDCLNVFFNTEFEGDRHQRRIDKMS from the coding sequence ATGACGAATGAAGTTATTGCCATCGCCAGCGACCACGGCGGTTTCGATTATAAGGAAATCCTTAAATCAGAACTTGAAAATATGGGGTACGAGGTTGCCGACCTGGGCTGTCATGACAATTCGTCTGTTGATTATCCTGATTATGCCAATAAACTTGCGGATGCATTGAAAGATGGCACCGCGGACCGTGGTGTTTTAATTTGTGGTACGGGGATTGGTATTAGTATTGCTGCAAATCGCCATAAACATATTAGGGCAGCGCTCGTTCATGATGCGCTAACGGCAAGATTAACGCGTGAACATAACAATGCGAATGTTCTTGTGCTAGGGGGACGAACAACTGGTATTGAAACAGCGAAAGACTGTTTGAATGTATTTTTTAATACGGAATTTGAAGGCGATCGCCATCAACGCCGTATTGATAAAATGTCTTAA
- a CDS encoding ABC transporter permease: MFKNYFKTAVQNILNNKLYSLINIGGLAIGLAAVMLISLFVIDELSYDKWIPESENIFRLESTITLPGQKAENYAGTPGKWYESLQTYFSSELEAITRVYRRGYDFRFGESVSRETVAFVDYDFFDVFDLPIIAGDPSQVFQDNASIIINEEKAAKYFPDKNPIGETMILGGGKSYKIVAMFKNLPENTHLDFEMITWFDTAQFINEPYIAESWVSHNVYQYLKLNTAEQATQVENKFPNFLDTQLDISKLNMGTITASDVIDIKLMPLEDIHLHSQAQMQFKPTGDINVVYNFSSIALLVLAIACINFMNLSTSRSFTRAKEVAVRKVCGASKKQVASQFLMEAILITIIASLIAFILVELALPIFSDVIEKVLSLNIINDPFMLFLICALIVFVGFGAGAYPSLYLSSFRPAEILKGKKEENSNSGLLRASMVTMQFAIAIGLILMTAVMYFQVDLAQNKVLGFEKDDKYMLFSNLEEDSEAALDTIRSEFMKMPQITDITVADRNLPLSGDNAGRIQLLGRETSDVYFIDRLTGDYNFLSFYNAELLAGRLFSPNFQSDLVTPIDNEENGYKRGVIINQNALEYMGFDSAEDAIGNTMVVTEINSDDRTLSTIVGVVKDTNFASLHSPIRPMIFQLGIENLWAVSLQYDRAYRANLAESLHEKWAEISQSNNKPSGFYLDDQYNFHYQADEERMMTFAFFSSFAIFVACLGLYGLACFEAEQRTKEIGIRKVMGAKVKDIVKMMIWRFSKPVLLANIIAWPIGWYFMNDWLTTFEYRIELSGHFYLFAVAGMITLIIAWLTVGIHAFRVARANPIKALRYE, translated from the coding sequence ATGTTTAAAAATTATTTTAAAACGGCAGTTCAAAATATACTGAACAACAAACTTTATTCTTTAATAAATATTGGTGGATTGGCCATAGGCTTGGCCGCCGTGATGTTAATTTCATTATTCGTTATTGATGAATTAAGTTACGATAAATGGATACCTGAGTCTGAAAATATATTTAGACTTGAATCAACAATTACCCTACCAGGTCAAAAAGCGGAAAACTATGCAGGAACACCTGGAAAATGGTATGAGAGCCTACAAACTTATTTCTCATCAGAATTAGAGGCAATTACACGTGTATATCGCCGTGGTTATGATTTCAGGTTTGGTGAAAGCGTCTCTAGAGAGACAGTTGCATTCGTAGATTATGATTTTTTTGATGTCTTCGACCTGCCCATTATTGCTGGCGATCCATCACAAGTATTTCAGGATAATGCATCCATCATCATCAACGAAGAAAAAGCAGCCAAATATTTCCCTGACAAAAACCCAATTGGCGAAACAATGATTTTAGGGGGCGGTAAAAGCTATAAAATCGTTGCCATGTTTAAGAATCTTCCTGAAAATACCCACCTCGATTTCGAGATGATCACATGGTTTGATACCGCACAATTTATCAATGAACCCTATATCGCGGAAAGTTGGGTTTCCCATAATGTCTACCAATATTTGAAATTAAATACCGCAGAACAAGCAACCCAAGTTGAAAACAAATTTCCAAATTTCCTCGACACCCAACTTGATATCAGCAAATTGAATATGGGCACCATTACCGCGTCAGATGTTATTGACATTAAACTTATGCCCCTTGAAGACATCCACCTTCATTCACAAGCGCAAATGCAGTTCAAACCAACAGGTGATATCAATGTGGTTTATAATTTTTCCTCAATCGCGCTACTTGTTCTTGCTATTGCCTGTATAAATTTCATGAATTTATCCACATCACGTTCTTTCACACGCGCAAAAGAAGTAGCCGTCCGAAAAGTATGCGGTGCAAGTAAAAAACAGGTAGCAAGCCAGTTTTTAATGGAAGCCATCCTCATTACAATTATTGCAAGCCTGATCGCCTTTATATTGGTAGAGCTTGCCTTGCCGATATTTAGTGATGTGATTGAAAAAGTGCTTTCGCTTAACATCATCAATGACCCATTTATGTTGTTTCTTATTTGTGCATTAATAGTATTTGTAGGCTTCGGCGCTGGTGCTTATCCATCGCTTTATCTTTCATCCTTTAGACCCGCAGAAATATTAAAAGGTAAAAAAGAAGAAAATTCAAATTCTGGCCTACTTCGGGCATCAATGGTCACTATGCAATTTGCTATCGCAATCGGTCTTATTTTGATGACGGCAGTGATGTATTTTCAAGTGGATCTCGCCCAAAACAAAGTTCTCGGATTTGAAAAAGACGATAAATATATGCTCTTTAGCAATTTGGAAGAGGATTCCGAAGCAGCACTAGACACCATCAGGTCCGAATTTATGAAAATGCCACAAATCACCGATATTACGGTTGCCGATCGCAACTTGCCACTATCTGGTGACAATGCAGGCAGAATTCAATTGTTGGGACGGGAAACAAGCGATGTTTATTTCATCGACCGACTTACTGGCGATTATAACTTTTTATCTTTTTATAATGCAGAACTTTTAGCAGGAAGATTATTTTCACCAAATTTTCAATCTGACTTGGTAACACCCATTGATAACGAGGAAAATGGATATAAAAGAGGTGTGATTATTAACCAAAACGCCCTTGAATATATGGGTTTTGATAGTGCAGAAGATGCCATTGGCAACACAATGGTTGTAACAGAAATAAATAGCGACGACAGAACGCTATCAACTATTGTCGGTGTGGTAAAAGATACAAACTTTGCTTCACTACATTCCCCTATCAGACCAATGATTTTTCAATTAGGCATCGAAAACCTGTGGGCCGTAAGCCTTCAATACGACAGAGCATACCGTGCTAACTTAGCAGAAAGCTTACATGAAAAATGGGCAGAAATTTCACAGTCCAATAACAAACCATCCGGCTTTTATCTTGATGACCAATATAATTTTCATTATCAGGCAGATGAAGAACGCATGATGACATTCGCATTCTTTTCAAGTTTCGCAATCTTTGTTGCCTGCCTTGGACTTTACGGCCTTGCATGCTTTGAAGCAGAACAACGCACCAAAGAAATCGGTATCCGCAAGGTTATGGGTGCAAAGGTCAAGGATATAGTCAAAATGATGATATGGCGTTTTTCAAAACCTGTATTACTGGCGAACATAATCGCATGGCCAATTGGCTGGTATTTCATGAACGACTGGCTTACCACTTTTGAATATAGAATTGAATTATCCGGGCATTTCTATCTTTTCGCTGTTGCAGGAATGATTACCCTTATCATTGCATGGTTAACGGTTGGCATTCATGCATTTCGTGTTGCGCGTGCAAATCCGATTAAAGCCCTTCGTTACGAATAA
- the glyA gene encoding serine hydroxymethyltransferase, with protein MSSNLETFFNAPLSETDAALLESIDLEMGRQQEHIELIASENIVSRAVLEAQGSIMTNKYAEGYPGRRYYGGCEYVDIAESLAIERAKKLFNCEFANVQPHSGAQANGAVMLALTKPGDTILGMSLDAGGHLTHGAPPAQSGKWFNAVQYGVRKDDHLMDFDQIESLANEHKPRVIIAGGSAYPREIDFGRMREIADSVGAYLLVDMAHFAGLVAGGEHPSPLEQAHVVTTTTHKTLRGPRGGMILTNDLDLGKKFNSAVFPGLQGGPLMHVIAAKAVAFGEALKPEFKEYAKQVKANARALANRLKEGGCDIVSNGTDTHLALVDLRPKGLTGRDADNSLGRANITCNKNGVPFDPEKPMVTSGIRVGTPAGTTRGFKEAEFELVGDFILEILDGLQQNLEDNSQVEASVREKVKELCARFPIY; from the coding sequence ATGTCATCAAATTTGGAAACATTTTTTAACGCACCCTTAAGCGAAACAGATGCTGCACTTCTGGAATCAATTGATCTGGAAATGGGCCGCCAACAAGAACATATTGAATTGATTGCTTCTGAAAATATCGTAAGCCGCGCTGTGCTTGAAGCGCAGGGATCAATTATGACCAACAAATATGCGGAAGGTTATCCTGGTCGTCGCTATTATGGTGGTTGTGAATATGTTGATATTGCAGAAAGCCTTGCTATTGAACGTGCAAAAAAACTGTTTAATTGTGAATTTGCAAATGTTCAGCCGCATTCTGGCGCACAGGCAAATGGTGCGGTTATGCTTGCATTAACAAAACCGGGTGACACTATTCTTGGTATGTCACTTGATGCTGGTGGTCACTTAACACATGGTGCGCCGCCTGCGCAGTCCGGTAAATGGTTTAATGCTGTTCAATATGGTGTTCGCAAAGATGACCATCTTATGGATTTTGATCAAATCGAAAGCCTTGCTAACGAACATAAACCACGTGTGATTATTGCAGGTGGTTCTGCATACCCACGTGAAATTGATTTTGGCCGTATGCGTGAAATCGCGGATAGCGTTGGTGCTTATCTTCTTGTTGATATGGCTCACTTTGCTGGTCTTGTTGCTGGTGGTGAACACCCAAGCCCGCTTGAGCAGGCCCATGTTGTGACAACAACAACACATAAAACATTACGTGGCCCACGTGGTGGCATGATCCTGACAAATGATCTGGATCTTGGTAAGAAATTCAATAGCGCTGTATTCCCGGGTCTTCAAGGCGGTCCATTGATGCATGTGATCGCTGCAAAAGCTGTTGCCTTTGGTGAAGCATTAAAACCTGAATTTAAAGAGTATGCAAAACAGGTTAAGGCAAATGCCCGCGCCCTTGCAAACAGACTAAAAGAGGGTGGTTGTGACATCGTTTCTAATGGAACAGATACGCATTTGGCACTTGTTGACCTGCGTCCAAAAGGTCTTACTGGTCGTGATGCTGATAATTCACTTGGTCGTGCGAATATTACATGTAACAAAAACGGTGTTCCGTTTGACCCTGAAAAACCAATGGTAACTTCTGGTATTCGCGTTGGTACGCCAGCAGGCACAACACGCGGATTTAAAGAAGCGGAATTTGAATTGGTTGGTGATTTTATTCTTGAAATCCTTGACGGCCTTCAGCAAAACCTTGAAGATAATAGTCAAGTGGAAGCAAGCGTGCGTGAAAAAGTTAAAGAACTTTGTGCACGTTTCCCGATTTACTAG
- the nrdR gene encoding transcriptional regulator NrdR: protein MRCPFCANEDTQVKDSRPTEDNSAIRRRRSCNGCGARFTTFERVQLRELTVLKTSGKKVPFERDKLERSVTMAIRKRPVEEEQVERMISGIVRQLESMGESEIPSETIGKLIMEGLEQLDKVAYVRFASVYKNFREASDFEDFVSELADHEKQ, encoded by the coding sequence ATGCGGTGCCCATTTTGCGCGAACGAAGATACTCAAGTAAAGGACAGTCGTCCGACAGAGGATAATTCTGCGATCAGGCGCCGCCGTTCCTGTAACGGTTGCGGGGCGCGCTTCACAACATTTGAACGCGTCCAGCTTCGTGAATTAACGGTGCTTAAAACTTCGGGTAAAAAGGTACCGTTTGAACGTGATAAGTTAGAACGTTCGGTAACAATGGCAATCCGTAAACGCCCTGTTGAAGAAGAACAAGTTGAACGCATGATCAGCGGGATTGTACGCCAACTTGAAAGCATGGGGGAAAGCGAAATTCCATCCGAAACCATCGGTAAGCTGATTATGGAAGGGTTGGAGCAACTGGATAAGGTTGCGTATGTTCGGTTCGCTTCAGTTTATAAAAACTTCCGTGAAGCCAGCGATTTCGAAGATTTTGTCAGCGAGTTAGCTGATCATGAAAAACAGTAA